Proteins co-encoded in one Elusimicrobiota bacterium genomic window:
- the gltA gene encoding NADPH-dependent glutamate synthase, with protein MAKRVHMRERSAEERKKDFLQVNLGYNEKEAVEEAKRCLQCKKPFCVEGCPVEINIPGFIKAIAEKKMESAVKIMKDKNNLPAVCGRVCPQEVQCEQKCIIGKKGEPVAIGNLERYVADWEKEHMSSHKKIFKNAPKNGIKVAVIGSGPAGLTCAGDLARMGFDVTVFESLHSSGGVLRYGIPEFRLPKKVLDYEIEYLKNIGVNIIFNFLIGRTKSIEDLFSEGFKAIFIGTGAGLPSFLNVPGENLNNIYSSNEFLVRVNLMGSYEFPEQDTPIYVGKNVAVIGGGNTAMDSARTALRLGAEEVTLVYRRSEAEMPARIDEIKHAKEEGIKFMILTNPVKFIGDKKGFVQTMECVKMELGEPDESGRRRPKIIQGSNFSMPVDLVVLAVGLSPNPLLASLTKGLETDEEGHLKVNEKQMTSISGVFAGGDIVGGDTVILAMGMGKKAAKEISNYLLNKEATSHQ; from the coding sequence ATGGCGAAAAGAGTTCATATGCGGGAGCGTTCGGCTGAAGAAAGAAAAAAGGATTTTCTTCAGGTTAACCTCGGCTATAACGAAAAAGAGGCGGTTGAAGAAGCAAAAAGGTGTTTGCAGTGCAAAAAGCCTTTTTGTGTTGAAGGCTGTCCCGTTGAAATAAATATACCCGGTTTTATAAAAGCTATAGCTGAAAAAAAGATGGAATCAGCAGTCAAAATAATGAAAGATAAAAATAATCTGCCTGCTGTCTGCGGAAGAGTTTGTCCTCAAGAGGTTCAGTGCGAGCAAAAGTGTATTATCGGAAAAAAAGGGGAACCGGTAGCAATCGGGAACTTGGAGCGGTATGTTGCCGACTGGGAAAAAGAACATATGTCCTCTCACAAAAAGATTTTTAAAAATGCCCCCAAAAACGGCATTAAGGTTGCGGTAATCGGTTCGGGCCCCGCGGGTTTAACCTGTGCCGGAGACCTTGCCCGGATGGGTTTTGACGTAACTGTTTTTGAATCTTTGCATAGTTCAGGCGGGGTTTTAAGGTACGGAATACCGGAATTTCGTCTTCCAAAGAAAGTCTTAGATTATGAAATTGAATATCTTAAAAACATCGGGGTAAACATTATTTTTAATTTTTTGATAGGCCGGACTAAAAGTATTGAAGATCTCTTTTCTGAAGGATTCAAGGCTATTTTTATAGGAACCGGCGCAGGGCTTCCATCATTTCTTAATGTTCCCGGCGAAAACTTAAACAATATTTATTCTTCAAATGAGTTTTTGGTAAGAGTTAATCTGATGGGATCTTACGAATTTCCGGAACAAGATACTCCAATATATGTTGGTAAAAATGTTGCGGTTATCGGCGGTGGAAACACTGCGATGGATTCCGCACGCACAGCTCTCAGGCTTGGCGCAGAAGAAGTAACTCTTGTATACAGAAGATCTGAAGCTGAGATGCCGGCACGAATTGATGAAATTAAACATGCAAAAGAAGAAGGCATAAAGTTTATGATTTTGACAAATCCGGTAAAATTTATTGGCGATAAAAAAGGGTTTGTTCAGACTATGGAATGCGTGAAAATGGAGTTGGGCGAACCGGATGAATCCGGAAGAAGAAGGCCGAAAATAATTCAGGGGTCAAATTTTAGTATGCCCGTGGATCTTGTTGTTTTGGCTGTGGGTTTGAGCCCGAACCCTCTTTTGGCTTCCTTGACAAAAGGGCTTGAAACGGACGAAGAGGGGCATCTAAAAGTTAATGAAAAACAAATGACGTCAATTTCCGGAGTTTTTGCCGGAGGAGATATAGTCGGCGGAGACACAGTAATACTTGCGATGGGCATGGGTAAGAAAGCCGCAAAAGAAATATCAAATTATCTTTTAAATAAAGAAGCCACCAGCCACCAGTAA